One Cellulosimicrobium protaetiae genomic region harbors:
- a CDS encoding rhodanese-related sulfurtransferase yields the protein MAVHKIVLFYAFTPLPDPRAVQLWQRALGERWNLTGRVIVAEHGINATLGGTVEDLKQYVKTTRQYPGFEGIDVKWSDGTGRDFPRLSVKVRPELVAFGVPDEVVVDESGVVGGGARLSPQALHDLVAERGDDVVMFDGRNAFEAEIGRFRGAVVPDVATTRDFVAEIDSGRYDDLKQRPVVTYCTGGVRCEVLSALLTARGFEEVYQLDGGVVRYGEAFGSQGLWEGSLYVFDERMHVDLGPGSTPLGACTGCGAATAKYENCADPSCRTLRLYCPDCVHVARSTRCETCVVERPATGLPTSPPTSSAALTGGLPRG from the coding sequence ATGGCCGTCCACAAGATCGTGCTCTTCTACGCCTTCACGCCGCTGCCCGACCCCCGCGCGGTGCAGCTCTGGCAGCGGGCGCTGGGGGAGCGGTGGAACCTCACGGGGCGCGTGATCGTCGCCGAGCACGGGATCAACGCGACGCTCGGCGGGACGGTCGAGGACCTCAAGCAGTACGTGAAGACCACGCGGCAGTACCCCGGGTTCGAGGGGATCGACGTCAAGTGGTCCGACGGCACGGGCCGGGACTTCCCGCGCCTGTCCGTGAAGGTGCGTCCTGAGCTCGTGGCGTTCGGCGTCCCCGACGAGGTCGTGGTCGACGAGAGCGGCGTCGTCGGTGGTGGGGCGCGGCTGAGCCCGCAGGCGCTGCACGACCTCGTGGCGGAGCGCGGCGACGACGTCGTGATGTTCGACGGCCGCAACGCGTTCGAGGCGGAGATCGGTCGGTTCCGCGGCGCGGTGGTCCCGGACGTCGCCACGACCCGCGACTTCGTCGCCGAGATCGACTCGGGCCGCTACGACGACCTCAAGCAGCGGCCCGTCGTGACGTACTGCACCGGGGGCGTGCGGTGCGAGGTGCTGTCGGCGCTCCTGACCGCACGCGGTTTCGAGGAGGTGTACCAGCTCGACGGCGGCGTCGTGCGGTACGGGGAGGCGTTCGGGTCGCAGGGGCTGTGGGAGGGCTCGCTCTACGTGTTCGACGAGCGCATGCACGTCGACCTCGGCCCGGGGTCGACCCCGCTCGGCGCGTGCACGGGCTGCGGGGCGGCCACCGCGAAGTACGAGAACTGCGCCGACCCGAGCTGCCGGACGCTGCGCCTGTACTGCCCGGACTGCGTGCACGTCGCGCGCTCGACGCGGTGCGAGACGTGCGTCGTCGAGCGCCCGGCCACCGGCCTGCCTACCAGCCCGCCTACCAGCTCCGCCGCTTTGACCGGTGGCCTGCCCCGCGGGTAG
- a CDS encoding ABC-F family ATP-binding cassette domain-containing protein — MGHLDLSDVTYHLPDGRTLLDGVSLRVADGARVALVGPNGVGKSTLLRIVKGDVAPHGGAVVRSGGLGVMRQDVGRIDDDRTVRDLLVELAPVAVKEAALELAAAEHDIMTVDDEPAQLRYAQALVDWADVGGYDAEAAWDEVTDEVLSVPFDKAQWRDVRTLSGGEQKRLALTALLRGPEEVLLLDEPDNHLDVPTKRWLEERLVASPKTVLYVSHDRELLSRTATQVATLEPTPGGGTVWVHGGGIATYAQARADRRDRLAELARRWDEEHAKLRELVLTLKTKAAFNDGLASRYQAARTRLRKFEEAGRPEVLAREQRVSVRLTGGRTAKRAVTCHELELTGLMRPFDLEVFFGERVAVLGSNGSGKSHFLRLLAAGGTDPEPGVVPDAATSDGVRPDPVAHTGRAVLGSRVRPGWFAQNHDHPELRGRTLLEILHRGDGHRAGMGREGASRALDRYELVGQAEQRFETLSGGQQARFQILLLELDGATLLLLDEPTDNLDLHSAEALEAGLAAFQGTVLAVTHDRWFARGFDRYLVFRGDGEVVEAPEPVWEVERVQRVR, encoded by the coding sequence GTGGGACACCTCGACCTCAGCGACGTCACGTATCACCTGCCCGACGGGCGCACGCTCCTGGACGGCGTGAGCCTGCGCGTCGCGGACGGCGCGCGGGTCGCGCTCGTCGGGCCGAACGGCGTCGGCAAGTCGACGCTCCTGCGCATCGTCAAGGGCGACGTCGCGCCGCACGGCGGGGCGGTCGTGCGCAGCGGCGGCCTCGGCGTCATGCGCCAGGACGTGGGGCGCATCGACGACGACCGCACGGTCCGCGACCTGCTCGTCGAGCTCGCGCCGGTCGCGGTCAAGGAGGCGGCGCTCGAGCTCGCCGCGGCGGAGCACGACATCATGACGGTCGACGACGAGCCCGCCCAGCTCCGGTACGCCCAGGCGCTCGTCGACTGGGCCGACGTCGGGGGCTACGACGCCGAGGCGGCGTGGGACGAGGTGACCGACGAGGTCCTGTCCGTCCCGTTCGACAAGGCGCAGTGGCGCGACGTGCGCACGCTGTCCGGCGGCGAGCAGAAGCGCCTGGCGCTCACGGCGCTGCTCCGCGGGCCCGAGGAGGTCCTGCTGCTCGACGAGCCGGACAACCACCTCGACGTGCCGACCAAGCGCTGGCTCGAGGAGCGGCTGGTCGCGTCGCCCAAGACGGTCCTCTACGTCTCGCACGACCGCGAGCTGCTGTCCCGCACGGCGACGCAGGTCGCGACGCTCGAGCCGACGCCGGGCGGCGGCACGGTCTGGGTGCACGGCGGCGGGATCGCGACGTACGCGCAGGCGCGCGCCGACCGCCGCGACCGGCTCGCCGAGCTCGCGCGGCGGTGGGACGAGGAGCACGCCAAGCTCCGCGAGCTCGTGCTCACCCTCAAGACCAAGGCGGCCTTCAACGACGGGCTCGCGAGCCGGTACCAGGCGGCGCGCACGCGCCTGCGCAAGTTCGAGGAGGCGGGGCGCCCCGAGGTGCTAGCGCGCGAGCAGCGTGTCTCGGTGCGGCTCACGGGCGGCCGCACGGCGAAGCGCGCCGTGACGTGCCACGAGCTCGAGCTCACCGGGCTCATGCGGCCGTTCGACCTCGAGGTGTTCTTCGGGGAGCGCGTCGCGGTGCTGGGCTCCAACGGGTCGGGCAAGTCGCACTTCCTGCGCCTCCTCGCCGCGGGCGGCACCGACCCGGAGCCCGGGGTGGTGCCCGACGCCGCGACGTCCGACGGCGTGCGACCCGACCCGGTGGCGCACACGGGCCGCGCCGTGCTCGGCTCGCGCGTGCGGCCGGGCTGGTTCGCCCAGAACCACGACCACCCGGAGCTGCGCGGGAGGACGCTCCTGGAGATCCTCCATCGCGGCGACGGGCACCGGGCCGGCATGGGCCGCGAGGGCGCGAGCCGCGCGCTCGACCGGTACGAGCTGGTCGGCCAGGCGGAGCAGCGCTTCGAGACCCTGTCGGGCGGGCAGCAGGCGCGGTTCCAGATCCTCCTGCTCGAGCTCGACGGCGCGACCCTGCTGCTGCTCGACGAGCCGACGGACAACCTCGACCTGCACTCGGCGGAGGCGCTCGAGGCCGGCCTCGCGGCGTTCCAGGGCACGGTGCTCGCGGTGACGCACGACCGGTGGTTCGCGCGCGGGTTCGACCGCTACCTGGTGTTCCGCGGCGACGGGGAGGTCGTCGAGGCGCCCGAGCCGGTGTGGGAGGTCGAGCGCGTGCAGCGGGTGCGGTAG
- a CDS encoding DUF5709 domain-containing protein, whose product MSQDTTGTSPDPETGAEGDNDQLQAEDTLLDRGVDDVLDEGYSPPDRPRKNHHGETPWEEVHGETLDQRLSEEEPEDWDRDPLDRPDETRSGRLVADPDALDGRQNDTYADDEGISGGAAGAEEAAVHVVEEP is encoded by the coding sequence ATGAGCCAAGACACCACCGGCACCAGCCCGGACCCGGAGACCGGCGCCGAGGGCGACAACGACCAGCTCCAGGCCGAGGACACGCTGCTCGACCGCGGCGTCGACGACGTGCTCGACGAGGGCTACTCCCCGCCCGACCGCCCTCGGAAGAACCACCACGGCGAGACGCCGTGGGAAGAGGTGCACGGCGAGACGCTCGACCAGCGTCTCTCCGAGGAGGAGCCGGAGGACTGGGACCGCGACCCGCTCGACCGGCCGGACGAGACGCGCTCGGGCCGCCTCGTCGCCGACCCCGACGCGCTCGACGGCCGCCAGAACGACACGTACGCGGACGACGAGGGCATCTCCGGCGGCGCCGCGGGCGCCGAGGAGGCGGCCGTCCACGTCGTCGAGGAGCCCTGA
- the truA gene encoding tRNA pseudouridine(38-40) synthase TruA, with protein sequence MPDDVVRVRLDLAYQGTDFAGWARQPTLRTVQGAIEDGLATLLRGPAPRLTVAGRTDAGVHARGQVAHVDLTRDQWEALPGRSDRAPGDALVARLGGVLPGDVVVHRATPAPDGFDARFSALHRAYTYRVADDPVQRDPLRRAWVLWNRRPLDVAAMDAAVRPLLGVRDFAAFCKPRPGATTIRELQHLSWSRPVDGPDAGLVVAHVRADAFCHNMVRALVGASLAVGEGRRGVDWPEQLLASRRRDAGAGVVPAHGLVLEEVTYPPDDELAARADRIRAVRNEEDVWEAGPS encoded by the coding sequence CTGCCCGACGACGTCGTGCGGGTCCGCCTGGACCTCGCCTACCAGGGGACGGACTTCGCGGGCTGGGCCCGTCAGCCGACTCTGCGGACCGTCCAGGGGGCGATCGAGGACGGGCTCGCGACGCTCCTGCGCGGCCCGGCGCCCCGCCTGACCGTCGCGGGGCGCACGGACGCGGGGGTGCACGCGCGGGGCCAGGTCGCGCACGTCGACCTCACGCGGGACCAGTGGGAGGCGCTGCCCGGGCGCTCCGACCGCGCCCCCGGGGACGCGCTCGTCGCGCGGCTCGGCGGGGTGCTGCCGGGCGACGTCGTCGTGCACCGCGCCACGCCGGCCCCGGACGGGTTCGACGCGCGCTTCTCCGCCCTGCACCGCGCGTACACGTACCGGGTCGCGGACGACCCGGTTCAGCGCGACCCGCTGCGGCGCGCGTGGGTGCTGTGGAACCGGCGCCCGCTCGACGTCGCGGCGATGGACGCCGCGGTCCGGCCGCTGCTCGGGGTCCGGGACTTCGCGGCCTTCTGCAAGCCGCGCCCCGGGGCGACGACGATCCGCGAGCTCCAGCACCTGTCATGGTCCCGACCCGTCGACGGGCCCGACGCGGGCCTCGTCGTCGCGCACGTCCGCGCGGACGCGTTCTGCCACAACATGGTGCGCGCGCTGGTCGGCGCGTCGCTCGCCGTGGGGGAGGGCCGGCGCGGCGTCGACTGGCCCGAGCAGCTCCTCGCGAGCCGTCGGCGCGACGCGGGCGCCGGCGTCGTCCCCGCCCACGGGCTCGTGCTGGAGGAGGTCACCTACCCGCCGGACGACGAGCTCGCCGCTCGCGCCGACCGGATCCGTGCCGTGCGCAACGAGGAGGACGTCTGGGAGGCCGGTCCGTCCTGA
- a CDS encoding ROK family protein: MTGDRADLRTLAVDCGGGGIKANVLDASGTAHAAAVRVPTPYPLPPELLVETIAEISATLPSADRVTVGMPGMIRRGVVVHTPHYVTRSGPRSRVDPALVEAWTSFDVQASVAARLGVPALVLNDAEVHGAGVVAASGLELVLTLGTGLGSALFHGGRLAPHLEWSRAPVRRGTTYDEYVGEPERRRLGNGLWSRRVLAVVEGLRPVFWWDRLYLGGGNSRQITPTVLDRLGDDVVVVPNSAALVGGARAWDLPPA; the protein is encoded by the coding sequence ATGACCGGCGACCGAGCAGACCTCCGCACCCTCGCCGTGGACTGCGGCGGCGGGGGGATCAAGGCGAACGTGCTCGACGCGTCGGGCACCGCGCACGCCGCCGCCGTCCGTGTGCCGACGCCCTACCCGCTGCCGCCCGAGCTGCTCGTCGAGACGATCGCGGAGATCTCTGCCACGCTGCCCTCCGCGGACCGGGTCACCGTCGGCATGCCCGGCATGATCCGGCGCGGCGTCGTCGTGCACACGCCGCACTACGTGACCCGCAGCGGCCCCCGCTCGCGGGTCGACCCGGCGCTCGTGGAGGCGTGGACGAGCTTCGACGTCCAGGCCTCGGTGGCCGCGCGCCTCGGTGTGCCCGCCCTCGTGCTCAACGACGCCGAGGTGCACGGCGCGGGCGTCGTCGCGGCGTCCGGGCTGGAGCTCGTGCTGACGCTCGGGACGGGTCTGGGCTCCGCGCTGTTCCACGGCGGGCGGCTCGCGCCCCACCTCGAGTGGTCGCGCGCGCCGGTCCGCCGCGGCACCACCTACGACGAGTACGTCGGCGAGCCCGAGCGGCGGCGGCTCGGCAACGGGCTGTGGTCACGGCGCGTGCTCGCGGTCGTCGAGGGTTTGCGGCCCGTCTTCTGGTGGGACCGGCTCTACCTCGGCGGTGGGAACTCGCGGCAGATCACCCCGACGGTGCTCGACCGTCTCGGCGACGACGTCGTCGTCGTGCCCAACTCGGCGGCGCTCGTCGGCGGGGCGCGCGCCTGGGACCTACCACCCGCCTGA
- a CDS encoding alpha/beta fold hydrolase, translated as MPCRDTTAGTGRAAWPPVVLVHGSRTSRSMWRDQLAALHRAGVDALAVDLPGHGARRGEAFTLDGAVDAVVTGIDGLGGCALVVGLSLGGYVAIETRSRHPERVVGLVAAACSTPPATRLRGGWLLVARGIERLPDGGAGLNQALVDRALTPQGAADLAAGGFALDVMSAILREVEAVDPVAALSATDSPVWLVNGRWDHFRFGERGFVAAARRGGASARLVVVPGARHLVSLDAPVAFNRVLLDAHRAVARSVDRGLVVGDATGARQDRVPGR; from the coding sequence GTGCCCTGCCGCGACACCACCGCCGGTACCGGGCGGGCGGCGTGGCCGCCCGTCGTCCTCGTGCACGGCTCGCGCACGTCGCGGTCGATGTGGCGCGACCAGCTCGCCGCCCTGCACCGGGCGGGCGTCGACGCGCTCGCCGTGGACCTGCCGGGGCACGGCGCGCGGCGGGGGGAGGCGTTCACCCTGGACGGTGCCGTGGACGCCGTCGTGACCGGGATCGACGGGCTGGGCGGGTGCGCGCTCGTCGTCGGGCTGTCGCTCGGCGGCTACGTCGCGATCGAGACCCGGTCGCGGCACCCGGAGCGCGTCGTCGGGCTCGTGGCGGCCGCCTGCTCCACGCCGCCCGCGACGCGGCTGCGCGGGGGCTGGCTCCTCGTCGCCCGCGGCATCGAGCGGCTGCCCGACGGGGGAGCGGGGCTCAACCAGGCGCTCGTCGACCGGGCGCTGACGCCCCAGGGCGCAGCGGACCTCGCGGCCGGGGGGTTCGCGCTCGACGTGATGAGCGCGATCCTGCGCGAGGTCGAGGCGGTCGACCCCGTCGCCGCGCTCTCCGCCACGGACTCGCCGGTGTGGCTGGTCAACGGCCGGTGGGACCACTTCCGGTTCGGTGAGCGGGGGTTCGTCGCGGCGGCCCGGCGCGGGGGAGCGTCCGCCCGCCTGGTGGTGGTCCCGGGCGCACGGCACCTCGTGAGCCTCGACGCACCGGTCGCGTTCAACCGGGTCCTGCTCGACGCGCACCGTGCGGTCGCGCGGTCCGTCGACCGTGGCCTCGTCGTCGGCGACGCCACCGGGGCACGCCAGGACCGCGTGCCCGGGCGCTGA
- the rplQ gene encoding 50S ribosomal protein L17 — protein sequence MPTPAKGPRLGSGPAHERLMLANLSTQLFEHGRITTTETKAKRLRPVAERLITFAKRGDLHARRRVLRVVRDKSVVHTLFTEIAPQMAEREGGYTRITKVGTRKGDNAPLAVIELVTEPVSPKQAVVREAEKAAEKASKKKADKPAEKAETVEDAPVEDAPAAVEDAPAEDVQDAPVEDAAEEKKEA from the coding sequence ATGCCTACCCCCGCCAAGGGCCCCCGGCTCGGCAGCGGACCGGCTCACGAGCGTCTGATGCTCGCGAACCTGTCCACCCAGCTCTTCGAGCACGGCCGCATCACGACCACCGAGACCAAGGCGAAGCGCCTGCGCCCGGTGGCCGAGCGTCTCATCACGTTCGCCAAGCGTGGCGACCTGCACGCGCGTCGTCGCGTCCTGCGCGTCGTGCGCGACAAGTCCGTGGTGCACACGCTGTTCACCGAGATCGCCCCGCAGATGGCGGAGCGTGAGGGTGGCTACACGCGCATCACGAAGGTCGGCACGCGCAAGGGCGACAACGCGCCCCTCGCGGTGATCGAGCTCGTCACCGAGCCCGTCAGCCCGAAGCAGGCCGTCGTCCGTGAGGCCGAGAAGGCCGCGGAGAAGGCGAGCAAGAAGAAGGCGGACAAGCCGGCCGAGAAGGCTGAGACGGTCGAGGACGCGCCCGTCGAGGACGCGCCCGCCGCCGTCGAGGACGCTCCGGCCGAGGACGTCCAGGACGCGCCCGTCGAGGACGCCGCCGAGGAGAAGAAGGAGGCCTGA